The Faecalibacterium prausnitzii genome includes a window with the following:
- a CDS encoding protein-ADP-ribose hydrolase — MNQSERRTILIQVLLKEHPEYQGLRIPADADTQRQLLRGLMNIREPRRIGTDFLQIQDAYLQEETAAKGITDAADLVPLQPGLYLWQGDITTLKCDAIVNAANSGMTGCYCPNHGCIDNAIHTYAGVQLRLVCAEIMDRQGHPEPTGQAKLTAAFNLPCRYVLHTVGPIIHGRVTQQDRALLASCYRSCLELAAENGLESVTFCCISTGEFHFPNQLAAEIAVQTVKEFLQTPTSIKKVIFNVFKDMDKKIYERLLRAD; from the coding sequence ATGAACCAGAGTGAGCGGCGAACGATCCTTATTCAGGTGCTTTTGAAAGAGCACCCGGAGTATCAGGGACTGCGGATCCCGGCAGACGCAGACACCCAGCGGCAGCTCCTGCGGGGCTTGATGAATATCCGTGAACCACGGCGCATCGGCACAGACTTTCTGCAAATACAGGATGCGTACCTGCAAGAGGAGACCGCCGCAAAAGGCATCACCGATGCAGCTGACCTAGTACCCCTGCAGCCGGGGCTGTACCTCTGGCAGGGGGACATTACCACCCTGAAATGCGATGCCATCGTCAACGCCGCCAACAGCGGCATGACCGGCTGCTACTGCCCGAACCACGGCTGTATCGACAACGCCATCCACACCTATGCCGGGGTACAGCTTCGTCTTGTCTGTGCGGAGATCATGGACAGGCAGGGACACCCGGAGCCCACCGGACAGGCAAAGCTCACGGCTGCATTTAATCTGCCCTGCCGCTATGTGCTGCACACCGTCGGCCCGATCATCCATGGTCGGGTGACTCAGCAGGACCGGGCGTTGCTGGCTTCCTGCTACCGGTCCTGTCTGGAGCTGGCGGCAGAGAACGGGTTGGAAAGCGTGACGTTCTGCTGCATTTCCACGGGAGAGTTTCACTTTCCCAACCAGCTTGCAGCAGAGATTGCGGTGCAGACTGTGAAAGAGTTCCTGCAAACACCCACAAGCATCAAAAAGGTGATCTTCAATGTTTTCAAAGATATGGACAAAAAAATCTACGAACGACTGCTCCGGGCCGATTGA
- a CDS encoding carbohydrate ABC transporter permease gives MTTAVRKDHASQKRRNFISKFLIYFFLIVITACMLLPFLWMLSSSFKLNKDVFGFPIQWIPKNPRWQNYVDIWTQIPLLTFVKNTVKITVVVTLLQLFTSSFAAYAFAKMQFKGKNVLFLGYIATIAVPWQAYMVPQFMMMSSWHLNNTHLAIMCLQAFSAFGVFLMKQFYEGVPTELCEAARIDGLSEYGIWWHIMLPLSLPALSTLTIFTFVNTWNDFLGPLIYLTKTELKTIQIGLRMFITQYSAEYGLIMAASVVALIPVLIVFLSLQKYFVQGVASTGIKG, from the coding sequence ATGACGACTGCTGTACGCAAAGACCACGCTTCTCAGAAGCGCCGCAATTTCATCTCCAAGTTCCTGATCTATTTCTTCCTCATCGTCATCACAGCCTGCATGCTGCTGCCCTTTTTGTGGATGCTGTCCTCCTCTTTTAAGCTGAATAAGGACGTGTTCGGCTTCCCCATCCAGTGGATCCCCAAAAATCCCCGCTGGCAGAACTATGTGGACATCTGGACCCAGATCCCGCTGCTGACCTTCGTGAAGAACACGGTCAAGATCACGGTGGTGGTCACCCTGTTGCAGCTGTTCACCTCCTCCTTTGCGGCCTACGCCTTTGCCAAGATGCAGTTCAAGGGCAAGAATGTGCTGTTCCTGGGGTACATCGCCACCATTGCAGTGCCGTGGCAGGCCTACATGGTGCCCCAGTTCATGATGATGAGCTCTTGGCATCTGAACAACACCCATCTGGCCATTATGTGCCTGCAGGCCTTCAGTGCCTTCGGCGTGTTCCTGATGAAGCAGTTCTACGAGGGTGTGCCCACTGAACTGTGTGAGGCCGCCCGCATCGACGGCCTGAGCGAATACGGCATCTGGTGGCACATTATGCTGCCTCTGAGCCTGCCCGCCCTGTCCACCCTGACCATCTTCACCTTCGTGAACACCTGGAACGACTTCCTTGGCCCCCTGATCTACCTGACCAAGACCGAGCTCAAGACCATCCAGATCGGCCTGCGGATGTTCATTACCCAGTATTCCGCAGAATACGGCCTGATCATGGCGGCCTCTGTGGTGGCACTGATCCCTGTGCTGATCGTATTCCTTTCTCTGCAGAAATATTTTGTGCAGGGTGTTGCATCCACCGGTATCAAGGGCTAA
- a CDS encoding glycoside hydrolase family 2 TIM barrel-domain containing protein, giving the protein MPLNDPITPALLADPEIFQQNRLPFHAHFADQTSPEMPLTVSLDGEWAFRYAENLTAPFTDWDTLTVPGFIQMQSLQKPGQPYGAPHYVNTQYPWDGHEKLHPGEIPQDYNPIGEYQRSFTLPESWASCYLRLNGADSTAAVWCNGVYIGYTEDTFTPAEFDMTAAVHPGENTLTVQVYRFSSGSWLEDQDFWRMSGLFRSVELFTKPELHLEDAFVKQEFALDFSSATVTFDCKVSGAGTISVVFNGQQQSAEVGVPAEYDSGVVFGKGEADPDVEEDVQDVSFTFAVTDPALWSAEQPNLYEAEIALLNEGTLVERTGMKVGLRKFERKNRQMLLNGQRMVFKGVNRHEWSCRTGRTISHEEMLWDVKNLKAHNVNAVRTSHYPDEPYFLQLCDEYGLYVIGETNLETHGTWQKLGADGSDEWTLPGARPEWRENVLARAEAMLERDKNHPAILVWSCGNESYGGKTLWEMSEYFRRTDPSRLVHYEGIFWDREYPATSDMESQMYTPVADIKKFLAEHPEKPFIMCEYSHAMGNSCGGITDYTEYAYEEPLYQGGFIWEYMDHGIAVTDPDGRPGFAYGGDFGDRPTDREFCVDGLVLPDRRNTPKMDAVKAAYAPLKITLTDTEAVVENRNLFTDLSAYDLVFASSVNGQPERRAVLRVDGKPGETVHIPFPFALPEAGFACMTVTAIQRAAKPGIPAGYEAAFGQVWHNHAAARLTLPAPQLVEMDCNIGVKGEGFEYLFSRGKGLVSIRYNGVQLLDDTVRPNFWRAPTNNDEGCAEPFEFAFWKTAGLYARCDALTAEIKGEFVTVRAVYTLPGGQTLPIEFAIDGAGRCDITMTWQGEKTELPEFGLLFPLRRELTEVSYLGLGPRETTADRTAGGKMGAWSYNVRQDFAQNTPVYPQECGSRTGVYSATLTGSGLNIGIGFAGDGMTFSALPYTPHELENARHLYELPRDDNKTIVRCAAFQRGVGGDNSWGAKPHADTCFAVEKGTAFHFLVQKSNYRNLHF; this is encoded by the coding sequence ATGCCTTTGAACGATCCCATTACCCCGGCACTGCTGGCCGACCCGGAAATTTTCCAGCAGAACCGCCTGCCCTTCCATGCCCATTTTGCGGACCAGACCAGCCCGGAAATGCCCCTGACTGTCAGCTTGGATGGCGAGTGGGCTTTCCGCTATGCGGAAAACCTGACTGCACCCTTTACGGACTGGGACACCCTGACCGTGCCGGGCTTTATCCAGATGCAGAGCCTGCAAAAGCCCGGTCAGCCCTACGGCGCGCCCCATTACGTCAACACCCAGTACCCGTGGGATGGTCACGAAAAGCTGCACCCCGGCGAGATTCCGCAGGATTATAACCCCATCGGGGAGTATCAGCGCAGCTTTACCCTGCCGGAAAGCTGGGCGAGCTGCTACCTGCGCCTGAACGGTGCGGACAGCACCGCCGCCGTCTGGTGCAACGGCGTTTACATCGGCTACACCGAGGATACCTTTACCCCGGCAGAATTTGATATGACCGCCGCCGTCCATCCCGGCGAGAACACCCTGACCGTGCAGGTGTACCGCTTTTCCTCCGGAAGCTGGCTGGAAGATCAGGATTTCTGGCGCATGAGCGGGCTGTTCCGCTCGGTGGAGCTGTTCACAAAGCCTGAGCTGCATCTGGAAGATGCCTTTGTGAAGCAGGAGTTTGCTCTGGACTTCTCCAGTGCCACAGTCACCTTTGATTGCAAGGTCAGCGGCGCGGGCACCATCTCGGTGGTGTTCAACGGGCAGCAGCAGTCTGCTGAGGTGGGTGTGCCTGCGGAATACGACAGCGGCGTGGTGTTCGGCAAGGGCGAGGCTGACCCGGACGTGGAAGAGGACGTGCAGGACGTTTCCTTTACCTTTGCGGTGACTGATCCCGCCCTGTGGAGCGCTGAGCAGCCGAACCTGTACGAGGCGGAAATTGCCCTGCTGAATGAGGGTACTCTCGTGGAGCGTACCGGCATGAAAGTCGGTCTGCGGAAGTTTGAACGGAAGAACCGCCAGATGCTTTTGAACGGCCAGCGTATGGTGTTCAAAGGTGTCAACCGCCACGAGTGGAGCTGCCGCACCGGTCGCACCATTTCCCATGAAGAAATGCTCTGGGATGTGAAAAACCTGAAAGCCCACAACGTCAACGCTGTGCGCACCAGCCACTACCCGGACGAGCCGTATTTCTTACAGCTCTGCGATGAATATGGCCTGTATGTCATTGGGGAAACGAACCTTGAAACGCATGGCACATGGCAGAAGCTGGGCGCGGATGGCTCGGACGAGTGGACACTGCCCGGTGCGCGCCCGGAGTGGCGGGAGAATGTGCTGGCCCGTGCCGAAGCCATGCTGGAGCGGGACAAAAACCACCCTGCAATCCTCGTCTGGTCTTGCGGCAACGAGAGCTACGGCGGCAAGACCCTGTGGGAGATGAGCGAGTACTTCCGCCGCACCGACCCCAGCCGCCTTGTGCACTACGAGGGCATTTTCTGGGACCGGGAATATCCAGCCACCTCCGACATGGAAAGCCAGATGTACACCCCGGTGGCCGACATTAAAAAGTTTCTGGCGGAGCACCCGGAAAAGCCCTTTATCATGTGCGAGTACAGCCATGCCATGGGCAATAGCTGCGGCGGCATCACGGATTATACCGAGTATGCTTACGAAGAGCCCCTGTATCAGGGCGGGTTTATCTGGGAGTACATGGATCACGGCATCGCAGTGACCGACCCGGACGGCAGACCCGGCTTTGCCTACGGCGGCGACTTTGGCGACCGCCCCACCGACCGGGAATTCTGCGTGGACGGTCTGGTACTGCCGGACCGCCGCAACACCCCCAAGATGGACGCAGTCAAGGCAGCCTATGCGCCCCTGAAGATCACCCTCACCGATACCGAAGCCGTGGTGGAAAACCGGAATCTCTTTACCGACCTGAGCGCCTACGATCTTGTGTTTGCGTCCTCGGTCAACGGCCAGCCGGAGCGCCGTGCGGTGCTGCGGGTGGACGGCAAGCCGGGTGAGACAGTGCACATCCCGTTCCCGTTTGCTCTGCCGGAAGCAGGGTTTGCCTGCATGACCGTTACCGCTATCCAGCGGGCTGCAAAGCCCGGCATCCCAGCGGGCTATGAAGCTGCCTTTGGGCAGGTATGGCACAACCACGCCGCCGCCCGGCTGACCCTGCCCGCTCCGCAGCTGGTGGAGATGGACTGCAACATCGGCGTAAAGGGCGAAGGCTTTGAGTATCTCTTCAGCCGGGGCAAGGGGCTTGTGTCCATCCGCTATAACGGCGTGCAGCTGCTGGACGATACCGTGCGCCCCAACTTCTGGCGTGCGCCCACAAACAACGACGAGGGCTGTGCAGAACCCTTTGAGTTTGCCTTCTGGAAGACCGCCGGTCTCTATGCCCGGTGCGATGCCCTGACTGCCGAAATAAAGGGAGAATTTGTCACAGTTCGTGCCGTCTACACCCTGCCGGGCGGGCAGACGCTGCCCATTGAGTTTGCCATCGACGGTGCAGGCCGCTGCGACATTACGATGACATGGCAGGGCGAAAAGACTGAACTGCCGGAGTTCGGGCTGCTCTTCCCGCTGCGCCGGGAGCTGACAGAAGTCTCCTACTTGGGTCTTGGCCCCCGGGAAACCACCGCTGACCGCACCGCAGGCGGCAAGATGGGCGCATGGAGCTACAACGTCCGGCAGGACTTTGCCCAGAACACCCCGGTCTACCCGCAGGAATGCGGCAGCCGCACCGGTGTGTACAGCGCAACGCTCACCGGCAGCGGATTGAATATAGGCATCGGCTTTGCAGGGGACGGCATGACCTTCTCGGCACTGCCCTACACGCCCCATGAACTGGAAAACGCCCGCCATCTCTACGAACTGCCTCGCGATGACAATAAGACCATCGTGCGCTGTGCTGCCTTCCAGCGCGGCGTGGGCGGCGATAATAGCTGGGGCGCAAAGCCCCATGCAGACACCTGCTTTGCGGTGGAGAAGGGGACAGCATTTCATTTTTTAGTTCAAAAATCAAACTATCGCAATTTGCATTTTTAA
- a CDS encoding SIR2 family NAD-dependent protein deacylase, giving the protein MFSKIWTKKSTNDCSGPIDTLRQVLSHADAVVIGAGAGLSTSAGFTYDGERFREYFSDFASKYGFTDMYSGGFYPYPTMEEYWAYWSRYICINRYQDAPKPVYQGLFSLVKDKDYFVLTTNVDHCFQKAGFDKKRLFYTQGDYGLFQCSEPCCQETYDNDKLIRQMVEAQGYIIAPDGQLTVPENTILKTYIPSELVPHCPHCGRPMSMNLRADDTFVEDVGWHTAADRYSEFLRRHEGQRILFLELGVGYNTPVIIKYPFWRMTAKNPNAFYACINQGQAVCPPEIERQSVCIHADIGAMIAQL; this is encoded by the coding sequence ATGTTTTCAAAGATATGGACAAAAAAATCTACGAACGACTGCTCCGGGCCGATTGATACGCTGCGGCAGGTTCTGAGCCATGCCGATGCAGTGGTCATCGGTGCAGGTGCAGGGCTTTCTACCTCGGCAGGTTTTACCTATGACGGGGAGCGGTTCCGGGAATATTTCTCCGATTTTGCCAGCAAGTACGGCTTTACGGATATGTACTCCGGCGGCTTTTACCCCTACCCCACCATGGAGGAATACTGGGCATACTGGAGCCGCTATATTTGCATCAACCGCTATCAGGATGCACCCAAGCCGGTGTATCAAGGTCTGTTTTCTCTTGTGAAAGACAAGGACTACTTTGTGCTGACAACCAACGTAGACCACTGTTTTCAGAAAGCAGGGTTCGACAAAAAACGGTTGTTCTATACACAGGGTGATTACGGTCTGTTCCAGTGCAGTGAACCATGCTGTCAGGAAACGTATGACAACGACAAGCTTATCCGGCAGATGGTGGAAGCGCAGGGGTATATCATTGCACCGGATGGTCAACTGACCGTACCGGAGAATACCATCCTGAAAACTTATATCCCGTCCGAGCTTGTTCCCCACTGCCCGCACTGCGGCAGACCCATGAGCATGAACCTTCGTGCAGACGATACCTTTGTGGAGGACGTGGGTTGGCACACTGCTGCCGACCGGTACAGCGAATTTCTGCGCCGCCACGAGGGACAGCGCATCCTCTTTCTGGAATTGGGGGTTGGCTACAACACCCCGGTCATCATCAAGTATCCGTTCTGGCGGATGACCGCTAAAAATCCAAATGCATTCTACGCCTGCATCAATCAGGGACAGGCCGTTTGCCCGCCGGAGATCGAGCGGCAGTCTGTCTGCATTCATGCAGATATTGGCGCTATGATAGCGCAATTGTGA
- a CDS encoding DUF2264 domain-containing protein: MNLQTKADFTALMHKFLDPLKPYYSAGCARLHLGDTGVTYDQNAIELEAFSRPLWALVPFWVGGGSDPEFETIYRKGLAAGTDPENPEYWGTTGEYDQCYVEMAAIACGILTEPEKLWTSLSDTEKQNLAAWLGQINAHTIPDCNWQFFRILVNLALKSVAMPYSPELLEDGLCKIDSYYSGDGWSTDGASVQKDYYIPWAIQYYGLLYSKFAADTDPRRAALYRQRAQLFAQQFVYWFDANGAALPFGRSLTYRFAQNSFWAACIWAGLEPLPLPVMKGLIVRNFNWWLGQKMFDRDGILTIGYCYPQMYMAERYNAPGSPYWGMKSFLLLALPDDHPFWSAEAAPIPALERLKPMPYANMLVQRRAGRVTAYAAGVNEGHGHGQFPEKYAKFAYDTRFGFCASRSREVLHQAAPDSMLAFVIDDNVFVRKVSKTWEIEAGTVTAQWSPFPGIEVTTTITPTATGHRRHHEIDSSFDCEAYDCGFAVPNFAPGYAEGVENNTAEARCDALRCTVTGRGEAVVIGCDPNTSLYFTNVHLPAVKYHIAKGRTVLDTEILDEAD; encoded by the coding sequence ATGAACTTGCAGACCAAAGCGGATTTTACCGCACTGATGCACAAATTTCTCGACCCGCTCAAGCCTTATTATTCCGCAGGCTGTGCCCGGCTGCATCTGGGCGATACGGGCGTGACCTACGACCAAAATGCCATTGAGCTGGAAGCCTTCAGCCGCCCGCTGTGGGCGCTGGTGCCCTTCTGGGTGGGCGGCGGCTCCGACCCGGAGTTTGAAACCATCTACCGCAAGGGACTTGCCGCCGGTACTGACCCGGAAAACCCCGAATACTGGGGCACCACCGGGGAGTACGACCAGTGCTATGTGGAGATGGCCGCCATTGCCTGCGGCATTCTTACCGAACCGGAAAAGCTGTGGACATCGCTCTCTGACACCGAAAAACAGAACCTTGCCGCATGGCTTGGGCAGATCAACGCCCACACCATCCCGGACTGCAACTGGCAGTTTTTCCGCATCCTCGTAAACCTTGCCCTGAAAAGCGTGGCCATGCCCTACAGCCCGGAGCTGCTGGAGGACGGTCTTTGCAAAATCGACAGCTATTACAGCGGCGACGGCTGGTCCACCGATGGCGCCTCCGTGCAAAAGGATTACTACATCCCGTGGGCCATCCAGTATTACGGACTGCTGTACTCTAAATTTGCCGCCGACACCGACCCCCGGCGTGCCGCACTCTACCGCCAGCGGGCCCAGCTGTTTGCACAGCAGTTTGTCTATTGGTTCGATGCCAACGGCGCAGCGCTGCCCTTTGGACGCAGCCTGACCTACCGCTTTGCTCAGAACAGCTTCTGGGCGGCCTGTATCTGGGCGGGGCTGGAACCGCTGCCCCTGCCGGTGATGAAGGGGCTCATCGTCCGCAACTTCAACTGGTGGCTGGGGCAGAAAATGTTCGACCGGGACGGCATCCTCACCATCGGCTACTGCTACCCGCAGATGTACATGGCCGAGCGGTACAACGCCCCAGGCAGCCCCTATTGGGGCATGAAGAGCTTCTTGCTGCTTGCTTTGCCGGACGACCATCCCTTCTGGTCTGCCGAGGCTGCGCCCATACCCGCATTGGAGCGGCTCAAGCCCATGCCCTATGCCAACATGCTGGTGCAGCGGCGGGCGGGCCGGGTAACGGCCTACGCCGCCGGTGTCAACGAGGGGCACGGCCACGGACAGTTCCCGGAAAAGTACGCAAAATTTGCCTACGATACCCGTTTCGGCTTCTGCGCCTCCCGCAGCCGGGAGGTGCTCCATCAGGCCGCACCAGACAGTATGCTGGCCTTTGTGATAGACGATAACGTGTTCGTGCGCAAGGTGAGCAAAACGTGGGAAATTGAAGCCGGGACGGTGACCGCGCAGTGGTCACCCTTCCCTGGCATTGAGGTCACCACCACCATCACCCCCACGGCCACCGGCCACCGCCGCCATCACGAAATTGACAGCAGCTTCGATTGCGAAGCCTATGACTGCGGCTTTGCCGTGCCCAATTTTGCACCGGGATACGCCGAAGGTGTGGAAAACAACACCGCCGAAGCCCGCTGCGACGCACTGCGCTGCACTGTGACGGGCAGAGGCGAAGCGGTAGTCATCGGCTGCGACCCCAACACCAGCCTGTATTTTACCAATGTCCACCTGCCTGCGGTGAAATATCATATTGCCAAAGGACGCACTGTTCTGGATACTGAGATCCTTGACGAAGCAGACTGA
- a CDS encoding glycoside hydrolase family 88 protein, with amino-acid sequence MKTYPNHPMTDAEARQALADACKQVETNLPLYTWQCQNHSSVNGIYPGCANNQWTCGFWPGEIWLAYEATGDEKFKAAALIQVDSFADRIARKVEVDHHDMGFLYSPTCVAAWKLVGSETGKNAAIAAADQLLTRYQPSGKFLQAWGTMDDPGNYRYIIDCMLNVPLLYWAAQVTGSDHYREIAAAHTATTLANSFRPDGSTYHTFFMNPDGTPKGGRTCQGYKDDSFWARGQAWGVYGSAIGYTYTHDEKFLNVFRKALDFYLSRLPEDLVPCWDMLFAPESGEPRDSSSAAIVACGLLEAAKYVGEEEAAQWRTLARQMLASLTANYAVKPGTLGSGQLLHGTYSKKSPYNTCTPEGVDECTSWGDYFYMEALTRLTKDWEMYW; translated from the coding sequence ATGAAGACCTATCCGAATCACCCAATGACCGACGCCGAGGCAAGGCAGGCACTGGCCGATGCCTGCAAGCAGGTGGAGACCAATCTGCCGCTGTACACCTGGCAGTGCCAGAATCATTCCAGTGTAAACGGCATCTACCCCGGCTGTGCCAACAACCAGTGGACCTGCGGCTTCTGGCCGGGGGAGATCTGGCTGGCCTACGAGGCCACTGGGGACGAAAAATTCAAGGCAGCTGCCCTGATTCAGGTGGACAGCTTTGCCGACCGCATTGCCCGCAAGGTGGAGGTGGACCACCACGACATGGGCTTTCTGTACAGCCCCACCTGCGTGGCAGCGTGGAAACTGGTGGGCAGCGAAACCGGCAAAAACGCCGCCATCGCCGCCGCCGACCAGCTGTTGACCCGCTACCAGCCCAGCGGAAAATTTTTGCAGGCATGGGGCACCATGGATGACCCCGGCAACTACCGCTATATCATTGACTGCATGCTCAATGTGCCGCTGCTGTACTGGGCAGCGCAGGTGACCGGCAGCGACCACTACCGCGAGATCGCCGCTGCCCACACCGCCACCACGCTGGCAAACTCCTTCCGGCCGGACGGCAGTACCTACCACACCTTCTTTATGAACCCGGACGGCACCCCCAAGGGCGGACGCACCTGTCAGGGCTATAAGGACGACAGCTTCTGGGCACGGGGACAGGCGTGGGGCGTGTACGGAAGTGCCATCGGCTACACCTACACCCACGATGAAAAGTTCCTCAATGTGTTCCGCAAGGCGCTGGACTTTTATCTTTCCCGCCTGCCGGAGGATCTGGTGCCTTGCTGGGATATGCTCTTTGCACCGGAAAGCGGCGAGCCGCGGGATTCCTCCTCTGCTGCCATCGTGGCCTGCGGCCTGCTGGAAGCCGCCAAGTATGTGGGAGAGGAAGAAGCTGCCCAGTGGCGCACCCTTGCCCGGCAGATGCTGGCCAGTCTGACCGCAAACTACGCAGTCAAGCCCGGCACCCTCGGCTCCGGCCAGCTGCTGCACGGCACTTACAGCAAAAAAAGCCCCTACAACACCTGCACCCCGGAGGGCGTGGATGAATGCACGAGCTGGGGCGATTATTTCTACATGGAGGCGCTGACCCGCCTGACCAAAGACTGGGAGATGTACTGGTAA
- the uidA gene encoding beta-glucuronidase, producing MLYPEQNEARLKLSMDGTWEFALGSCEENQFDPAKPLPDTQPIAVPASYNDQNDQTTALRRHYGWAWYQRKFTLPAFCAGQRVVLRFGSVTHTAKVWLNGQLIAQHKGGFTPFEADVTALLRPGETALLTVACDNRVNHSTLPVGNEDGQLAFFGSDNAGIPSVEAAKRAAAPQNRPNFDFFNYAGIHRPVVLYTTPKEYIEDVTVVPHTDGRVDYRIQTVGTAPVAVTVLEADGKAVASAEGAAGTLTIPEVQLWEPKPGVPYLYTLHITCGADVYDQTFGVRSIEVRGTQVLLNGKPLYFKGFCKHEDFTAHGRGFDPVLNVKDVNLIHWANANAVRTSHYPYAEEFYDLCDREGILVMDETPAVGIGGGAVLNPYKEYPIAEHHRQVLTEMIRRDKNHPCVVLWSLGNEPDLEHFPQDAYDYWYPLYELAHQLDPQNRPVTLVCCQNDYTRDITTRTMDIVCINRYYGWYNLSGDLDAACYGLNQELDFWADQHKPVMMSEYGADTLAGLHTAGAEMFSEEFQVEFYRRLDAEFDKRPWFVGEFVWNFADYDTVQGPMRVDGNKKGLFTRDRRPKLGAHFLRERWKDIPTFYFK from the coding sequence ATGTTATATCCGGAGCAGAATGAAGCACGCCTGAAACTGAGCATGGACGGCACATGGGAGTTTGCGCTGGGCAGCTGCGAGGAAAACCAGTTCGACCCCGCAAAGCCCCTGCCGGACACGCAGCCCATCGCCGTTCCTGCCAGCTACAACGACCAGAACGACCAGACCACGGCCCTGCGCCGCCACTACGGCTGGGCATGGTATCAGCGCAAGTTCACCCTGCCCGCCTTCTGCGCCGGGCAGCGGGTGGTGCTGCGGTTTGGCTCGGTGACCCACACGGCAAAGGTCTGGCTGAACGGTCAGCTCATTGCGCAGCACAAGGGCGGCTTCACCCCCTTTGAAGCCGATGTCACCGCACTGCTGCGCCCCGGTGAAACGGCTCTGCTCACCGTGGCCTGCGACAACCGGGTGAACCACAGCACTCTGCCTGTGGGCAACGAGGACGGCCAGCTGGCCTTCTTTGGCTCGGACAATGCGGGCATCCCCAGCGTAGAAGCTGCCAAGCGCGCCGCCGCACCCCAGAACCGCCCCAACTTTGATTTCTTCAACTATGCGGGCATCCACCGCCCGGTGGTGCTCTACACCACCCCCAAAGAGTATATCGAGGATGTGACTGTAGTGCCGCACACGGATGGCAGGGTGGATTACCGCATCCAGACCGTGGGCACCGCACCGGTGGCTGTCACTGTGCTGGAGGCTGACGGCAAGGCTGTTGCAAGCGCCGAGGGCGCAGCGGGCACCTTGACCATCCCGGAGGTGCAGCTCTGGGAGCCGAAGCCCGGCGTGCCCTATCTTTATACCCTGCACATCACCTGCGGGGCGGACGTCTACGACCAGACCTTTGGCGTGCGCAGCATCGAGGTGCGGGGTACACAGGTGCTTTTGAACGGCAAGCCGCTCTATTTCAAGGGCTTTTGCAAGCACGAGGATTTTACCGCCCATGGCCGTGGCTTTGACCCGGTGCTGAACGTAAAAGATGTAAACCTCATCCACTGGGCCAATGCCAATGCCGTGCGCACCAGCCACTATCCCTACGCTGAGGAGTTTTACGATCTGTGCGACCGGGAGGGCATTCTGGTCATGGACGAAACCCCGGCGGTGGGCATCGGCGGCGGGGCAGTGCTGAACCCCTACAAGGAATACCCCATCGCCGAGCATCACCGGCAGGTGCTGACCGAGATGATCCGGCGGGACAAAAACCACCCCTGCGTGGTGCTGTGGAGCCTTGGCAACGAGCCGGATCTGGAACACTTCCCGCAGGATGCCTACGACTACTGGTACCCCCTCTATGAGCTGGCCCATCAGCTGGACCCGCAGAACCGCCCCGTCACCCTGGTCTGCTGCCAGAACGACTACACCAGGGACATCACTACCCGCACTATGGATATCGTCTGCATCAACCGTTATTACGGCTGGTACAACCTGTCCGGCGATCTGGATGCCGCCTGCTATGGCCTGAATCAGGAGCTGGATTTCTGGGCAGACCAGCACAAGCCTGTGATGATGAGCGAATACGGCGCAGACACCCTTGCCGGTCTGCACACTGCCGGAGCCGAGATGTTCAGCGAGGAGTTTCAGGTGGAGTTTTACCGCCGTCTGGATGCGGAGTTTGACAAGCGCCCCTGGTTTGTGGGAGAATTTGTCTGGAACTTTGCGGACTATGACACCGTGCAGGGCCCCATGCGGGTGGACGGCAACAAAAAGGGTCTGTTTACCCGTGACCGCCGCCCCAAGCTGGGGGCGCACTTCCTGAGAGAACGCTGGAAGGACATTCCAACGTTTTACTTCAAATAA